Genomic DNA from Garra rufa chromosome 18, GarRuf1.0, whole genome shotgun sequence:
ctgccttttaaactccctatatttttcaagatgtcttgcttttcgatttattataaaattactagtataataaattgtagtacttttccttaagtatatagtataggaagtgcagaaaatcattaaactcacacacaaacagcctataagggtgaattatttaaatactaatatatagttcactacaaatgcattaaataattgTGGTATAggctaataattaaataatgcactcaatatgaatcgataggaatatgaaatatttaatcaaatttaataactacatcttttaagttttatcttgaactgtaaaatctattgaatagcctatatttaaccaatacTTATACgcctatttttttaaactggcatttgtcattcttgaaacggtatccatggacgtttggtcctcttagacaaacaacacttttcttcgattgtgagtggattatgtagagaaaacgaacaaagtacgctcatatttcggcacagtacagttgaccagaaatgacttgctggcttgactaaacaaggaagtaatccgtgcatatggtcaattaatagcgaaatcagaagaaatgaaaatatgtttcaatttagtagatatacttcgggaagggtcaacagattgttatagggtgttatttcaatttcttaaagaaattaatgtatttgagcacagaggacccagactgcTGTTTCGCGTGTCACTATTAGATCGGGagggagaatcagaaataactgtgaacattattatcttaaataaataacagtgaaattcattcatgtgtcgtcataattcattcatgtgtcataaatgtttgtatttataaacaactctgatgtttaacaaccCTTTTCTATTTATGAATTTAATAACACAAGGATAGTGGATACTCTTGCTgagaattttccacatttatgtatcttattaacaattaagacaataataaaaaaaaaaaaaactgtaaataaacaccactggttaacattttgatttatagtcacggattgccagaaatgggataactaaacagcggaaagatttcttgcttgtaaatgtatatgtaaccttggaccacaatcttaattgagatttgtacacatctgaaagctgaataaataagcaaaggattcagcatttacataaaacgtataattcataagtatagtttccaactgctgcatggcagcgacgtcaatccatttcactaaccaatgagatgagttgtgggagggatgttgcgccgacgtcattaatttacctacaaccaatgataaggcatgtgggcggggcgacacgtgcagccccgccccagattcagccccgcctcgatctgcaggctgcagacaggtgcacttggtcgggggaggagtaaagagacggcagtcaagtcggacacttatagaggatgaaactgtattccaaacatacaaaaaaaaaaaaggaataaagaaaaagaagaaatgaaactacataagataaataaatgaaataaaaacatttccctatcatttattctatacaatcgtttagctttttttgttgatcatatcaagtacgtacgttactttaatgtaatgcaatatgacgtttattatttgcatcttggttttgtagttagctataggacatttttcaaatataagctttatccagtgtagtgaagcctctcacagcatccattaaaaaaaaaaacggcctctggttgaccagttttttcccccaaactttactcttatacaagaagaatatatatttaccatatcgcctaatcttcattttcatcattaatgttttgtttgaatattacatattcgatataaagattgatttcatacaggaactttttttaagaaaaaacccGGAGCACACGTCGTGCTAgtcatcacataatctgaccaatgagaataaagtgtgtcgtcatcaaggctttcgcagccgattttaagcagctgcagcgcctgacctctgcggctggtctcgttttgctctcacggtactttgatggcacacgtgatcgaaaggcggctgcagcgccgatcaaagtcggacaaatgatcttaccagaatgcattgttttgtaaggtgGCAGCCGATTTCTgtcggcgccgcatgaagtcgaacgcaccttttatctcgattctgatgttttattccccgccttgtacgatttggctgctgcacacattcataatatgatcaataagaatggactgcatgtaagctttaccacagacatttggacatctgactttactccatgatgcacttttcattttttccaggttgacaaaatgtcaaagcattttattttatttagaattgtggtgccttacacaaaaaaataaaaacatttttgaagagtcaggactgtttgctatgattgttagacccagatatataatataaatttcattagtttatcttagattttgtattctcctgtgtgcacaaaattatcatataaaaatatgaatgtattggttatcggtatcggcatcggcaaaaagaaggacttaattatcggctatcggtatcggttagaatttttcatatcgtgcattcCTAATATTTACTGTTTTTCCCAATTATTGACTGATAACTCTCCTGTCCTTATGTTAAGAGAAATCAGGAGAAAGTTCAGAGGTGCTGTGTAAACATGgacccggtttcacagacagggcttagcttagcttaagccaggattaggcttTAGTAAGATATTCAAgcagattttattaaaaaaaatgccttACATGCAAACgttacaggtgtgcatcttgagacagaaTAATGGCACTGGCATATTTTAagatatgttaccctggaccacaaaaccagtcttaagtcgctggggtatatttgtagcaatagtcaaaaatacatggcatgggtcaaaattattgatttttcttttatgccaaaaatcattaggaaattcagtaaagatgatgttccatgaagatattttgtaaaattcctactgtaaacctatcaaaacgtaatttttgattagtaatatgcattgttaaaaacttaatttagacaactttaaaggtgattttctcagtatttagatttttttgcaccctcagatttcagatattcaaatagacgtatctcggccaaatattgtcctatcctaacaaaccatacatcaatcgaaagcttatttattgagctttcatatgatgtatacatctagttttgtaaaatttaaccttatgactggttttgtggtccagggtcacaatatgTCAGAGAGAGATATTTTCAGTTGAGACAACTCAAatatgcattttagtctgggattagccttaagccttgtctgtgaaaccgggggatgatcccagatagcacacgtacgtctgcaagatgtctgttaaagatctcttgatctgaaaagcatctgctgtgtacaaatgtctggcagacgtctgtaagatgtcagtttaacatacattctaaatcataaacatcttaaagacatctaatagacgtctattcgacatctgataggaaacggcCAATAGAcgcattgcagatgagcaaactacgtcttgcagatgtaaatacaGACGTCATATAAATGTttctgagatgtacgtgtgctatcagggatatAATTGTAGTTCTaaactaaatgtgaacatgcatttactcatctcacttgcacaaaaacagatccagttttcctcaaaattaatgaaaacagtgaaatgcaaactcagaatatgacgcaaatCTGCAATAATGAAATATGTTAAATGACACAAATATTCTTTATGTATTTAGTCCAATTTTATTaaacaatgtctttgctgctgacctatGTTGAGCAAATTCAACCTCATTAATAAGCACAAAGTACtttaggtaaaaaaaatattagatcACAAAGACcaaaaagctttctattgatgtatggtttgttaggataggaaaatattttgccagagatacaactatttgaaatctggaatctgaggttgcaaacaaatcaaaatattaagaaaatcgcctttaaagctgtccaaatgaagttcttagccatgcatattactaatcagaaattaagtttatatatatttatgttagtAAATTTATAAAATCTGTTGATGGAACATGACCTTTCCttaatgcaatgtattttttggctattgctacaaatatacctgtgctacttaagactagttttgtggtcctgggttacatttgtgcttcatttttttattgctgaagtgtTAAACTTTCTTCTCCTGTGTTTAGTgtagatgtgaatttacttttccttcagcgtGAAGTTGATTAATTTCCACTTTTGGTATAAAAGGATTTTTACATCTGCCAATAACagtacttttttatattaaaaacatacaagcaagcaaaaagtaacgcaaaagtaacgtaacgcattactttccataaaaagtaactaagtaccataattagttacttttttagggagtaacgcaatattataatgcattacttttaaaagtaactttccccaacactggttacaATAAAGATTTAGGCATTTGAGTTTATTGATCCAGTTCACAAACTGATTTAGTCTAAATGATGTTTTTATGACCGAGCCTGGTTTCAAGTTCAGTTCACTGATTCAGTTGCAGCAGTTGATCACTAAGTAATATGAAAGATCATCTTTTAGTTTTAAACAACTTGAATTTGTCCGTTTTTTAATCACATCAAGCTATCGTATGACTTTgagggatagtttactcaaaaatgaaaattaacccatgatttactcaccctcaagtcatgtGTATATGActgtcttctttcagacgaatacaattggagatTTTGAAgtcattcatccatcataaaaggtaGTCCACACAGCTCCGGTTGCTTagtaaaggccttctgaagagaATCGTTGcatttgtataaatatatatatatatatatatatacacattcaaaactttataaactgtaatctctagcttacGCTAACTGTCATACACTTGTTTACGAGAGAGTGGCGTTTCAGTGGATGACGTAGGCAAAGTTTAAGCTTTGGTAAGAATACGCTAGTCTcgtgaaatcctccaacatttttctaacaAATACTCATTTTGTACTTCAGTTTTACTCTCTCCTCTCCGCTTCTACTAGACATTCtagtttaaaaacttttaaatatgaatattttctcacacaaacgcatcgattcacttcagaaggcttttttttttaaacccccagagccatgtggagcacttttttatgatggatgtatgctctttattggacttcaaaatctcaacacacattccattataaagtttggaagagccagaactttttttaaatataactttgtATTTGTATAAAAGAATGAAGTCATATGCACCTAGGATTGCTTGAGGTTGAGTAATGAagtaattttctttattttttttatgtatataatacTATATAATAGAGCCACTTATTATACTTTTATGGTAGTTTTGTTTCTTTGTCCCCTTTCTAGTGTAATGAATGTAATTGAACAGCATTCACCAAAATGATTACATAAATGAAGTCATTCAGGGTTTGCaacatcatgagggtgagtaaatgatgacaaaattgacATCTTTAGATGATCTAATCTTTTACCTTTATGAATACACAGATGTATTGCTTTTGTtgcacattttattaaaaatatgataCAATACGCAGTCTCAATAACTGACTGATCAATGCTAACCCACTATTTGTGATTTGATGTTCACATTCACAAGACTGAAAAAAGCAACTCTGTCCTTGAAATGACTgaacaaacattttattttggCATTTTTTGAAATACAAGAACCTTTTCAAACATTACAAGTTATATTGCAAGTACAAATGATCAATACAAAATTAGAAAGTTGTTCAGATTCACAAGGGGGGCAGAAAGAGGTTGTTAAAACACCAGCACACGAGAGTTAGTGATGAGGTAAAGAACCAGATCTAAACCTTATTAACTTTACATTCACCCACAGAAACACACTCTATGTTATCTGAGTATTACAACATTGGTGATATTGTAAAATCAGGACCAAAAAGTTGTACGTTGTCACAACCATTTCTTCAACAAGCTGACTTGGAATTTTGAAAGATTCTGTTCAAATATGAAATCTATTTTACTACATAGAAATATTTAAAGCTTAACAGATACCCTATGAGATGATGGAGGACATTGTGTAAAACTAGCCCCAAGTGCCATGTAGATTTCAAGATATTTCAACCACCAACTGGAGATCAGTTTAAAGTCATTGCTCCGGTATCTTGAGCTGCTGTGCCCACCATCTATGACAATATACTTCCTGCATAGTAGGTTGTCTCTATCAATGTTAATATTTTGTGCATTTGTACGTGTTTTGAATTTTCTGTTCAGGACTAACATTTCTGTGCATTTTTGTCATTCGTTTCCAGCATATGCcgtgttgtatttttttttcttcataaagAATGACAGGAGGAACTTTAactacagtaataataatttaacatttagcaGGGGTTTGCCTGAGCATCTCTGTTATTGTTAAATTCCAAGTTAAACTATGTTATGAATGAATTAACCATGTAAAACAAAGATTGAAAACATAGggataatcaaataaaatattgcaGGCAATAACAGTGTcaaattttaaatcatttatgaCTAAAATTCAttaaatttgatcaaaataacTCTTAGGAAACATGGCAGATGATAGTTATATATTAAATAGTTTGGTTATACAGACATTTAATTCACATTGTTTCAAATATCCCTTTTTTTTCTACACATAATTATTTTCATGTAAAATCAAACAAGCAAATGAAAATATTAATCTGATGATAAAGTTTTATGCTGTAATGTTAACCCTGCTCTTTTATATAGCACACATGAATATGTTTTATAAATTTGAGTATACATTGTTTACTCAAGATATTTTCCCAGACAATATGTCAAAATACGCAAAACTTTGACAGTCCAATTTAACTCACAATGAAATTACATGTCAAAAGATGAAGGAGATGTCAACATTTGATTGAAACAGCAGGAACTGACTTGCTATTAAAAGCAGTGCTACTAAGACACATAACCGGTTCTGTACCTCTTTAAATGCTATTATAACAAAGTGAATAAAACCAACATAAATCAAATCAGACCTCTATGAATATTTCAGCACTCTTACCTTAAATGCCCACTTTTGTACTCCGGGTTTCGCTGATGAATATTAATGTAATCACATAAATCTATTCAGCTACATGTGAAGTGTTTTTGTATGTGAACAGGAACTTCTTTACATGTAAACTGCTTTGTGTTGGCAAGAGATTCATGGATAGGAAAAATTGGTTGTGCTCTGATAAATTTAGACTCTTTTTACACATAACATTTATACAACATCTATAAattgataaatatttaaatattcttcATAAAACGTATACCTCCACACAGGTTTCAAACAAGGATTTGACAGAGAAAACGATTTGTTCTTAGTATTCAGCACATGACAAATCCATTTCAATGACATTGTCCTGTCCCTCAATATTTCACATATCATTCTCTCTGACCTCATTCTTAGGACTTCCAATAGTTGACCCCACTTTCAAAGTCTTACGATCTGACCAGAGCCATCTACAAATAGCTTTGCAGTGCTGTGCGGAAACTTGTTTGCATGTAGACCGCTTGCAGAACAGCACGTCGGATTTCAAATGCTTCAGGAAAATTCATATCGGAAAGAAACCTGTCCGTTGACGATACCAAGCTATTCTAGGAATACAACGTTGGCTTTGTAGAGTATTCTAGGTGCAGAGGTTTGTACAACACTCCCAAGAACTGACTGAGGATTGTACAGACTGGAACAGCTTCAACATGAGGAACATCAGGGCAAAGACAGCAGGATCTTAGATCAGTGTTTGGGAACCATCTAAAACAACCCACAGGAGAAAATGGAAATAGCAGGGCTCTCGTTTTCATCGGAGTGACAAACGAAGGATGCCGAGCCTGTAGTTTTACATATGGCTCTGATCAAGGGCTGGCAGGAGGTTTGGGGGAGGGACAAGAGCCCTGACTGTCAAAACTGGCTGTTCTGGCTTTCCACTGTAAGAGAAGACATATGAAAAACTCATCAATGAGAGCATTATTGCAAATTTGAGTGGATTTACATAGGGCTTGCATGAAATTGCTTATCTAAAGTTATGAGTTGAACATACTCATTATCTTTTAGTTGATTGTTactatgtaaaaaatatattttctcaaTTATATCGAGTAAATCAAGCCAATCTAATCACGTCTAAtcatgttacatttaaaaaaaactgcatacATGAGGCTACAAATAAACGTACCCAATAAATCTCCAACCTGATTTTTCTTATGTTTTTATGTGATTATTGGCATTTTACAATTTAATACAGTTGTAAAAAACAAATTTGTCTTTGCTTGAAATGAGGGTTTTAACAACGCTTCATCtattggccatattggcagcactggatgtaaacaatgccactgaatctaacaaaactcgcatattttgctgattattgctgctgaaaatggtcaattattgtcatgttttgggttgtgctaatcggtcggactgggaaaaacatttggagtactatagactgccaaaagttataacaaatcaagaagaagggTGCAacaaactgaggaacaaaaggcgtttgtggttggccaaactgaaccagaaatcccagagcaagaatcttgacaacattggtgtttttttttataatttccggtcaggtaggtgaaattttagactaatatcttaattaatactgctcgtacgtgtcattaccacctattaactttagtttgtcaaaatattgcgccctttcttacttactaagtccttctctatatgatttagcagcttccacacattttttttgtggtttagacagcaaaaataagtgcaatccatgctgttgtttacatccaagtatctccaACATGGCcccgcatccgggtaactgaccaaactgtgacgtaGGTGCAAACCTCTATAGCCTTTTTCTCAAATGCTAGCAGAAAAATTGTCTGGTAGGCCAGGTCTACGTAACAAAACTAGCTCAATGGCTAATTAAAAAGAGCCCCAAAATAGTCCAATACCAAATGTCAAAATTCAAAATATGCCACTGTCATacctaaaatacatattttgcaGTCACTTTTATGTGTTGTACACTATTTCAACTTGAAAATTACTATATAGTAGTAAAAAATAAACCGTTTTCATAAAGGAACGCAAAGTTCCCTATAACAGTATCGCTTTCAGATTAAACTCACCATCTTTTATAATTGGTGGAATATGAAATAGCTAATAGCATTTCGGTCAAATATAATTTATGCAATGTCAAACCTTTAACTTACAAAAAAGTAGCACAGTTCTGCTGGAAAAACCGCAGACTTAGCAACCCTGACACTAATTTATTCAGTATAAAAACTACAATGTCAGCATTGTTCGGCTTAATTagaaaccctgctgaaaaaaacagcatatgctggttaggtaggttttggtgctgggatgctggtttttagctggtttatgctggtcctttgctggtttatgctggtcctttgctggtttatgctggtccttgacaagcaacatgaccagcataaaccagcaaaggaccagcataaaccagcaaaggaccagcattaaccagcaaaggaccagcataaaccagcaaaggaccagcataaaccagctaaaaccagcatcccagcaccaaaacctacctaaccagcatatgcttttCAGCAGGGAAGCACATTCATTTCAATAATAAATTCCAATAAAACATGATAATTTAACTCAAAACAGTGTGAATAAAACACAACTGTAACCCATTTAAACAATGATTTACAGTTAGTAAAAGCCTTTGTTTAGGCTTGTTCAGGTGCACTTAATTAAATATTGAGGTTAAAGAGCATGTGGCAATGTGATGTAAGTTTGCTCAAAACAaagataaaatgtattattaaaactgcatattattattatttaatagaaCAAAAACATAATTAATATAAACAAAGAGACCAAAATGTGATAACCTGACATTTGCATAGTGCCAAATACAATTTTGCCCCCCCTTCATGATTAActcttgaccacaggtcagaaaGGGGACAGAATTTCAGCGTGTGAATTAAAATCAGCACTGACATATTCGACTCATGTATTATTCATACAGCACAGTACAAGTGTGAGGATCTGACTAGAGGGATCTGAATGTTTACAATGAAAGACTGGTGACTGGTCAGCAATGAAGTCTGGAAAGGCACTTTGCATATTAGTTCTTAGTTCAATATATACACTAATTCCAAGGGTTATTATACATCTACGCTCACATTTGTGTTTACATTTGCTGGAGGGAGGCTACTTACCTCTTTTTCTGATTTCTTAGGTTCCAGCAGGGGGTGCCAGTGTGCAATTGGCTTACGGGGATATGCGAGCATCTCATTCCAGTGGTCTCTACCTAAACCTTCAGCGCCACAGCCCAAACGACACACACCAATTATTTCATTATGGCCCACcctgaaaaaaaagaatcactTGTTACGACATAATCTATATATTGGTATATCCCTTTAATGGAAAGTCATATATTTcacccaaatatatatatatatatatatatatatatatatatatatatatatatatatacacacacatacaagaTTTAGGTGAGTTtgttttggagaaatttagcatcacttgctcaccagtggatcctctgcagtgaatgagtgccaacagaatgagagtccaaacagctgacaaGAACATCACAATAATCACCATCACATCCATTGGAAgataaatatgcacagatcaagcagtgTTTACAAGTAAAAACTGTCCAAATCAGTTCTGAACAAATAAATGGGtgcattttgatgtgagaggaaaaTATACTCACAGGAAGAAGCATTATTATGGGTTATGAagtcatattttggccagaagcgatggtttaaaaaatattttttttctttttatctttaCAAATCTTAATTGATGGTCTGGAATGGATTggatggattattgtgatgttgttCAACAGTTAGGACTCTCATTCTNNNNNNNNNNNNNNNNNNNNNNNNNNNNNNNNNNNNNNNNNNNNNNNNNNNNNNNNNNNNNNNNNNNNNNNNNNNNNNNNNNNNNNNNNNNNNNNNNNNNNNNNNNNNNNNNNNNNNNNNNNNNNNNNNNNNNNNNNNNNNNNNNNNNNNNNNNNNNNNNNNNNNNNNNNNNNNNNNNNNNNNNNNNNNNNNNNNNNNNNNNNNNNNNNNNNNNNNNNNNNNNNNNNNNNNNNNNNNNNNNNNNNNNNNNNNNNNNNNNNNNNNNNNNNNNNNNNNNNNNNNNNNNNNNNNNNNNNNNNNNNNNNNNNNNNNNNNNNNNNNNNNNNNNNNNNNNNNNNNNNNNNNNNNNNNNNNNNNNNNNNNNNNNNNNNNNNNNNNNNNNNNNNNNNNNNNNNNNNNNNNNNNNNNNNNNNNNNNNNNNNNNNNNNNNNNNNNNNNNNNNNNNNNNNNNNNNNNNNNNNNNNNNNNNNNNNNNNNNNNNNNNNNNNNNNNNNNNNNNNCCCCATTGTATATTAATTGATGTATCTGATTAATATGTGATCAGTACATATCTGAGTATCCTTACTATACACGTCTccccataaaaataaaaaaaatcgatGTAAAAACCAGCAGAATCACATTTGTCAAACACATCAAGAGAAAAGAGAGCGGCAGGTTTCTCTTACTGAGGTAGCATACTGAATGTCTTTCCAGATGGAGGTCTCCCTTGAGAGATCAGACACTTCAAACAGATTGTCCAGTATGACCTCCCCAATCATATCGTGCCTTGAGAACCTGTCGAAATCGAAAACACTGAGATGGAGCTTCCTCACGGGAAGCTCATCGTAGGGTACCGGAAACTGGAAGGACTCGTCGAACGTGGGGTTGAGCGTTTTACGATGGACTCGTGTCTGGAACTTCTGCTTCCGATCTGGCAGCAGGTAGATCTTGACGTACGGGTCAGAGCTGCCGCAAAGATCCTTCGCTGGGAGATCAAATGCCTTGAGTATCTTGACAAGTAACATCTCGTTCTCATAGTCATAGCGGAGGGAAAAGTTGATCTTGCCACAGTTTTGGCCACCTTTACTATTGCCGGATTCGTCGTTCTCTGTGGTCATTTGCTTGTAGAGTTCAGGCTTGATACGGCCAATGCTGGTTGGCTGCTCATCCACATCATAGTCATCTCCCAGGTCCAGACTGCTTACCTGCATTTGACGGGGAAGGTGACGTTTGAAGGAACTATGCCTGGAGAAATGAGATAAAGACGAAAAGAGCAGCATGAGGGATTTGATGAGTGTTCAGAAAAAGTTGGATTAGAAACTGAACGACTGCCCAAggccaggttaaaaaaaaaaacacaggggCCACAGAAAATGAgtaaaaatacttaaattaaacttaaaacttttttaacccagaaatttttagtaaatttcacaattaactACAAAGACATGGTAAGCAAcacattgaattgatcaaaatttTAAAGAAGAACAATGTACTATACATAAATATATTCATACACACCAGCCaaaatttttgaacagcaaaagcagtaccactgtgaaatacttttaccatttaaaataactgctttctatttgaatatattttaaaatgtaatttattcctgtgatcaaagctaattttcagcattattactcca
This window encodes:
- the syt6a gene encoding synaptotagmin-6, which produces MTAAGKGHDMICQKAVSLIVDLCTQDSPRLDHNTCEEFLFLISNQEYNHKDSACSDCHRNGVLKRGGGSFCLGAAERKHHRDQGGEREEKCERKDTSSDIAVGLPIGVIIACGLALLLLAAFVSWKLCWVPWRNKALSSSSAALAPDDCPSFHLPSLLPSPQPSEVTMATEKEKYPLASMGFLEAAVKISHTSPDIPAEVELSMREHFLRRTQRMQRQTTEPASSTRHSSFKRHLPRQMQVSSLDLGDDYDVDEQPTSIGRIKPELYKQMTTENDESGNSKGGQNCGKINFSLRYDYENEMLLVKILKAFDLPAKDLCGSSDPYVKIYLLPDRKQKFQTRVHRKTLNPTFDESFQFPVPYDELPVRKLHLSVFDFDRFSRHDMIGEVILDNLFEVSDLSRETSIWKDIQYATSYIFLSHQNAPIYLFRTDLDSFYLVGHNEIIGVCRLGCGAEGLGRDHWNEMLAYPRKPIAHWHPLLEPKKSEKEWKARTASFDSQGSCPSPKPPASP